GTGTGTATTGTATGATATATGTAATTCGTTGAAGAAATGTTACATTTCTATACCCTCTTCTCCAATTAATTCACAATTAACTGAAAAGAAAATTATATACATCACTAGTCAGAATGACATAGTGATATCATCTCTTCTCCGTGCATTTACACCGGAAAAACATGGTGAAAACAGAATACTAAAGGTCTCCAAATAGCTATCACTTTCCTCTCTGCCTCCCGTTGTAAGACTTAGCAGGCCTAAGGGTGCGTCCTGCGGATAGTGGAGCCCCAAAAACCATGGTTTGGGAACGGCTAACCATGTCCACCATTGAAGGAGTTTGATATGCTTGCACAAGGCTGGTACTATCTGTGGAATCACCTCGTGCGGTGGCCCTTTGCCACGAATGCGAGCTCAATCCAGACAGCACATAGGCCCTCCCAGATTCCTCGTACACCCGCCTGTTTGCCATCCTTTCCTGCATCTCCTTTAACTCAGCCAGAAGTGCAACACATAACCGATCACCAGCTCGTGATGAAACAGTTTCTGACAATGCCTTAAGGCAGTTCTCAAGTACCGAAACAGCCCCAGCCAAGTCACTGCGTTCAGCTTTAACTCTAGCCTCCGCCATTGCCTCTGCAGCGTACAGCCTGTTTCGCTGCCGGTCTACTTCTACTGAAACATCCAATTCTCTTGCTACATCAGGTCTCTGAATCTTTACTTGAGTTGGTTCTAAATTCACCATTTCTTTTGTGATAGGCTCTCTATAGGAGCCTCTAACTAGCAACAATGACATGTCACCGCCATAAGTTTCAGCCGGAACATTGAGTGTGACTAAAAAGTTTCTTTCCTCTTCAGCATACAAGTCTCCTACCTGGATAGAAGCCATTCTTGCATTGTCCATCAGGCTAGTTTGGTAACTTCCTGCTTTTACCGAACTAAGCTGCAGGCGAGGGTTAACACACGCAACTTCGACCTGTAATTCCTGCGCCACCACGCTCAAGAGCCCCCCAATACACTGTGCAAATGCATCCTGAATGACATCCTCGgcttcaataaaagaaaatgttccGCCAGACATCTCAGAGATTGAGTGCATTGAAGTAGCATCATGGTCAATGCCAAAGCCGAATGCATGAACCGGTATGTGCAAACCAGTATCGTTGTTGCGTTGAAAGGTGTCGGGGACAAGTGACCGGTAGTTGGCTCCGAGACGGGGCCTGCTATTGCCTGTGTAGGTATCCTGCCCATCAGAGAGCAATATCATGCCACCAACCGGATTCTTCCACCTACGGTCAACAAAAACCTTCGCACCTTTCTTTAAACCTTCAGCAATGTTTGTCCCACCATTTGGAACCAGAGAATTGACAGCCTGCAATGCCTGCTGCCGTCCGGCATCAGTCATCCTCTGAAGAGGAAAGACACGGCGGGCTGAAGAGGAGAAGGCAACAACCGAAAGCCGGTCCGAAGAACTCAGGTTCTGTATGACAAAACTCATAGCTCGCTTTAGCAATGCAAGCTTGGTACCTGCCATGCTACCACTCACATCAAGAACGGTGACAAGGTCAATTGGAGCACGAGAATTCTCAACTGAAGGTGCTCCACTTTGGTTTCTCCCTGAATGAGAAGGAGCCTTGAGATTAATCAACACAGCAAAGTTATGATGAAAGGCCGACTTTGAAACAGCTGAAACTTCAGGATATGTTCTGATTTCCATTGTGTTTGTCATGAGATCAGAACCATTTCCATCCTGGGGAGTTGATGTCTGTTGATCCAATGCTTCATCATCATTAAAAATGGTTGGTTCAGGAATGTGGCTAAGCAATGAACTCTGGCGCCCCACACTAACTTGTGTGGAGGGAAACCTCCGAAGGTAAGTAGTTGTCCAAGCATCATCTCGAGGTAAACTTACTCGGTTCAGTCGAGGAACATTGCGGGAGACATTGGAAGAAGGGCTTTGGAAAGGAACCTCCTTCCAGTTTGCCCTGCAGATAGGGCAAATTTGGTTTCCATGCTTAACATTGGATGTGATGCAGTGGAAATGGAAAGTGTGAGTACATTCTGCGGTAAAAATGGCATGCCCCTGTCCTGGCTTCATTGACTTCAGGCATATTGCACATGTTTCCTGAGTACAATGTTGATAAAAATGTAAAGAAAAGCTCAAGGACATTTTAAAGCTAGTAATATAAATGGTTAGCAGATTAAGATGCAGAGGCAGGTAgttaaaacaaaaaacaaaaaacaaaactaAAGTATACAAGATATAGAACACAATGCTGCAATTTAGTACAGGTTCTTGTAGAAATCAAGAACCATTGTTTAACAAATTTTATATCCACAACCAAGATTGAGCAAAAGGAAAAGAGTCATGACTATGTCATCTAGAACAATTACTATTACTTAGGAATGTGAAACTCTAACCCGGTTTGACTATGGCTTAACAAAATCTGCCAAATTGATGCCATTGAAACACTATTCAAAATGTGGTTGAGAGGTAGCCAACCGCTAGCAAAATTTGGTCACTAGCTCAAATCAAACTTCAGGTAGCAACAATGTTTATGGAATGGAGTTTTTAACaatagttttattattttttttattatagttaTAATTAACTCGTACTAATTAGGGGGGAGAAAAAAGTGGTTACACGTGCTTTCATGAATACATGGATCCAACTCCAACCAACAACAATAATTTATGGTTTAGTGAAGattttaaaaaaactaaaaagaaaaaatgaaaaccaATAAAGTATTCAATGTTATAGATAAATGCAAAATTTGCAAAGGTCACTAATACATTATTTTGTCTAACAATGCCCCCTTCTGTCCCAATGCAGGTCCACTACTATTATCAGTGCATAAAAAGATGAAATAGAATGCTACCCATCTTTACCAGAGATACATATATGTTTACTATTTAGGTGGCTAATTACCTAAAGTTGAGAATTCCAAGGCAAATCTACAACTTAGCATAAAGTTTAAAATAAAGGTCAACGTTAGGTGGTCAAACATAGTTAGGACTTAGGACGCCAAAGGAAAAATTTGAACAATATGCAAATGACTTTCACAAAAGTAAAAGGCAAATTGCAACACTAATATTGGACCTGTCGacaaattaattaacaattaaagacatataataaaaaaatgacatCAAAAGAAGGAATAGATCAAAGGCGAATCATTCATTCATTGCTCCAGCAGGACTATGATTTCTTTGTCTTTttttaataataacaacaataataataattcttatcCTGCAAAAACCTCAACTTTTTCTTTGTTTACAGCTGGGATTTTCACAATCAACGGCTAAGGTGCCTTTGACtcttctgtgggggtttccaccATAGCAATAGCTTTAGCTTAGGCCCTAGGCAATTGAGAGTTGAACAGTACACGCAGCAATGGACGAAAACAGAAGCAACTAAAAGTCCTCATCAAATGCAACACAACAGTGGAGATCAAAGCAACTCATAAACAAATAAACACCCAAAATAATACACCGTCTTCACCACAAATATTCATATATTCATATACATCACTCTCAAATATAGCAACCACAATGATACCACAATTGAAAGGCAAAAACGAAACTTTTACCAGTGATTAGAAACTGCCATTGATGTCTATACAGTATACACTATNNNNNNNNNNNNNNNNNNNNNNNNNNNNNNNNNNNNNNNNNNNNNNNNNNNNNNNNNNNNNNNNNNNNNNNNNNNNNNNNNNNNNNNNNNNNNNNNNNNNNNNNNNNNNACCCAAAAAAAAAGTAACTTTCTATAAAACCAACAACAAAAAACGTAACTTTATATTACGAATATGCTAAAAGGATTAATGGTAACGAATGATAATAACCTTGGGCAAAAACGACTTCGATTTAGATCCGGATTTGGACAATCGTAACCCGGAGGAGGACGGCGTCGGAGTGGTGGGACGGCGGCCGGAAGACGGAGAGACACCGTCAGAGAATGCGGCGGCGGAAAAGGGAGATTCGATGgcggaggaagaggaagaacgaTCCATAGTTCTGGGAACGTGAATGCACAAATTGAATCCTATGGCAAGCTTCACCTTTCTCCATTTGCTTCCCATTGTTGAGGTTCGAAGCGATGAAAGCGACAACGACGGTGAGATCTCGAAACGAAAAAGGACAGTCACGGAGCTGCAAAACTCTCGTAGTagcagcagaagatgaagaaTAATATCTCAATGGCGTTGTTGTTGAGCATTGAATTGAagcagaaagagaaagagagacagtaaataaagaagagagagagtgtgtgtaagagagagagagattaggTTTGGGTCTGGGTTTGTTAATGAATAAGAACGGTTACGGTTATGGCGATTGTTATGGATGAaagggagaagagaaaagagagtgGTTACTGGTTTTTAGAGCCAAACAAAGCTGCTTCGGTTTGTTAGTTTTACTAATTGAGAAGGGCAAAATGGGAAAATTAACAACTTTAACTTTGAACCAAATACTAATCAGTAATTAATCACTATCCATAATCCCAAATCTCAAGGCGTCCAATTCAATcatgatcttcttttttctttattttattttcagatACGGATATTATTATATACAGTTGCTTTGTTTAATAAGTTGtttctaaattaaaaaaagaaagggaaaaaaaaaacggTTTCTATATTAAGCATATGTCTcggataattaaaaaaataacatgtTTTTAAATCTTGTAGTGaaagaattttattttttcttttattttaaaaataaattagactACTCTTCAAAGTTGAAACCATCTCAAATTTTCAACTAAAAGCTCCTAGTTAAGGTCTTACTAAATAGGTATATGATGTCTATAGAAAGTAATTTTATAACAAGAAAAAAGTATTATTCGAAATTTCGAATCTTACTATTGTCGTATAAGAAAAAAACTTGATAACATATgcgttttaaattttaatattccaCTAGGTTGCAAGTCAAAACTGCAATTTCGTGTCGTGCTTTATTACCTGCATTATTACCAATTTAATCAATGGCTTTAGCATCGTGCATTAAAATTTTcctatttaatattatattaatgACATATTTGTACATTATGTACTAGACAAAAACAATAATCATCAATTTATTAAGGGCACATTTAAAATATTTCAGTTAAAAATTGGAATATCAATGTTTCAGTAAATATAAGTAATAATATATGAAATGTAGTACTTAAAATCTGATCATCACCATAAACTTTAGGGTTGTAGGTAaacttatatttaaaaaaaaaattacaagaatatagcatatatatatagagagagagagagagacaaaaaattatataataaaaacaaataaaatttaacaTAATAAGTACGTACAATATTTGATTTCAACATAATAATTACATAAATCTAAAATGAATTTACTGTTATATAAACTTAATAAATCTTTCCTGATGTTTACGTATAAATTATTACTTGTAAAGTAATGTTTTCACTCTACAGCAATAATATATCTGCATATGATCATTATTATTTCAAAGTAATAATGTTTGGAATAATAATAANNNNNNNNNNNNNNNNNNNNNNNNNNNNNNNNNNNNNNNNNNNNNNNNNNNNNNNNNNNNNNNNNNNNNNNNNNNNNNNNNNNNNNNNNNNaggattttttttttgtttgttattaTATATACGTGTTTGTTTGGGTGTCATTAAATCgataaaaaaagtatttttttattttttagtgtgtttggtaaatttttaatagtaaaaataaaagcactaaaaaaattaaaaaaaatatttttgttgagaagttacaatttactttttttctttaaatttttttcttaaaaaaatatcttttacataataaatgaacaaaaaaatatttttatcttattttatacaaacataaaatttatcttttaaaataaatgaataatatattcattaaattataaattacgAACCAGTTTAATTCTAAGTTCCAAATCACCATTTGGACTTAAAACATGTCCATTTACTACTGCATAATGttagaaagataaataaaaagtcaaaacttactttatttaatatttattaattattataataattaataaatattaaataaaataaattttggttattttttatttttttattatgaaataTTTCTGTTACTACTATTATATTTAACATAAAAAGGGTTTTGATATTGTACGTATACAAATATAAATAGATTGAGAAACACATTTTAAATATGTGATTCTTTGtctctttttttatttgtatttgtggTTGACGTGCTACATAGGATGATTAGAGAGGCTATCAGGAACGGTCGTATATTTCTGTTATTAGTAGGGAGAGATCATATAGAGTTATCGCATCTTCAGTTTGCAGATAATACGATGTTGTTCTGCCCACCTGAGGAATAGACCATCAAGAATTACAGGAGACTACTTCGTtgctttgagttgatgtcaggtttaagtattaattttgataaatctaGCTTGATTTCTATTAATTGTAATGAGCAGTGGGTAGAACGTATGTGTATGGTGCTGGAGTGTAAGGATGCCACTCTTCCAGTAAAATACCTGGGTATCCCGCTTGGAGCTAACCCGAGATTGGTCAAGACTTGGAAGCCAATAATAGACAAAGTGGAGGAAAAGCTAAGCCTTTAGAAGGCCAAGGCCCTTAATAAAGCCGGCAAGTTGGTGCTTATCAAATCTGTGTTGAATAGCCTTCTAGTTTATTATTTGAGTTTATATAAGATGCCCAGGGTTGTTGCAGAGAAGTTGATTTTCTTGCAGAGAAGATTTCTttggagtaaggaggatgggagGAATGGTATGGCTATGGTTAAGTGGGAAGTGGTACAGGCTCCTAAAAGGCTAGGCGGATTGGGAGTTGGAGATGCTATGGTCCGCAACACAGCTCTtctgtttaaatggtggtggcgcTTTTCAAAGGAGGAGTGTCCGTTGTGGAAGAATGTGGTTTGTTCCTGCAATAACCTGGATCCAAATGTGCCCCTGGCCAACCAAGAAATACCTGCTCTGGGGGGCCATGGAGGGATATTTGTCAGTTACAGTTCACGAATCAAGAAGTGAGACAGAAGATGATCACTAGGTTGTCTATGGAGGTGGGGATGGGAGAGGTACTCGCTTTTGGGAAGATGTCTGGCTTTTTGGAGGTTCGTTGAAAGATTGCTATCCAagactcttctctgtttcaaaccaaaaGGGATCAgtgataggggattgtgggttttgggatgggttagagtagATATGGAACTTCTAATGGAGACGACAACTATTCTAATGGGAGATAGATCTAGTGAATCAGCTACATGATGCATTAAGGCTGGTCAGGCTTGCACATGACAGAGAGGATAGGATTGTGTAGAAATATGATAAACATGGAATTTAttcaactaactcttttgtaCAGGTAATGCAGGCGGAAATGGTCCCGGAGGATATCACAAGCTACAACTTTACTAAAACTATTTGGAAAGGACTAGTCCCGCTACGAGTGGAGTTATTTGTTTGGTTTGCTTTGACTGGCAGGATAAGTACAAAAAAGAGACTGAGTCGGTTTGGGGCTATTAACCAACATGATACCTTGTGTGTTTTATGTAACAAAAGTATTGAGTTTGGTCACCACTTGTTTTCTGGCTGTAGTTTTGCTTGGCAGGTTTGGTGTGCATGGTTATCGTATGTTGGTAGACAGTGGTCTTACCCAAGTACGTTGAAGGAGCATTTTTTAAGTTGGATAGAGATATCACAAAGGAAGGCGGAGTGCAAAAAATGGATGGTATGCTTCTGTGCGATCACCTGGAACTTATGGTTGGAAATGAATAGGAGGATTTTCCAAAACAAAGGAAAAGGAGTTGAGGAGATTGTCAACATGTCCTTCCTGAGCTATAAGGAGTGGTAATGTGTGGATCCCTTTTGTTgctgatggcaatgccggagataaCAAAGGGGTATATGGTTTTTGTAGGTTACAGGATTTGTCTCTTTGTCTGAGTTGTCTTACTGTTGTGTTTTTTCTTTATGCTCCACTTTATATGTCGAGCTCCTCTTAAAAAAAAGTATATTATGGAATTAGGtgtgttttaatgattttaatagCTGATCtcaattataaaattgattttagtTATTAATCTATATATATTATGATTGAAATTAACGACTAACATATAATTTCAAGATACATTTAAAATGTTTCGTATCGCTTTTCTTTTTTCGGATGCACTTGATCTTTTTCTTGGCTAGGCCATTGTAATTGATACAAGATGGTACAAGAAACCATAAGTAAATGGGTAGTGCTAGGTAAACAAAAAATACTGTATAATATAGATATAGTACAGAATAAATGTCAATTTCATGATAAGCGAGTGGAGTACACTTGCTTATCAATAACATACTTATCACTTTACCTTCTTCTCCATGCCTGgagtaattaatttgattcccaAAATTAATTTCAGTTTTCTCTCAATCAAATTCCTAAAAATCTCTCATCTACATTTA
The DNA window shown above is from Arachis ipaensis cultivar K30076 chromosome B08, Araip1.1, whole genome shotgun sequence and carries:
- the LOC107612995 gene encoding uncharacterized protein LOC107612995, whose product is MGSKWRKVKLAIGFNLCIHVPRTMDRSSSSSAIESPFSAAAFSDGVSPSSGRRPTTPTPSSSGLRLSKSGSKSKSFLPKETCAICLKSMKPGQGHAIFTAECTHTFHFHCITSNVKHGNQICPICRANWKEVPFQSPSSNVSRNVPRLNRVSLPRDDAWTTTYLRRFPSTQVSVGRQSSLLSHIPEPTIFNDDEALDQQTSTPQDGNGSDLMTNTMEIRTYPEVSAVSKSAFHHNFAVLINLKAPSHSGRNQSGAPSVENSRAPIDLVTVLDVSGSMAGTKLALLKRAMSFVIQNLSSSDRLSVVAFSSSARRVFPLQRMTDAGRQQALQAVNSLVPNGGTNIAEGLKKGAKVFVDRRWKNPVGGMILLSDGQDTYTGNSRPRLGANYRSLVPDTFQRNNDTGLHIPVHAFGFGIDHDATSMHSISEMSGGTFSFIEAEDVIQDAFAQCIGGLLSVVAQELQVEVACVNPRLQLSSVKAGSYQTSLMDNARMASIQVGDLYAEEERNFLVTLNVPAETYGGDMSLLLVRGSYREPITKEMVNLEPTQVKIQRPDVARELDVSVEVDRQRNRLYAAEAMAEARVKAERSDLAGAVSVLENCLKALSETVSSRAGDRLCVALLAELKEMQERMANRRVYEESGRAYVLSGLSSHSWQRATARGDSTDSTSLVQAYQTPSMVDMVSRSQTMVFGAPLSAGRTLRPAKSYNGRQRGK